The Ascaphus truei isolate aAscTru1 chromosome 14, aAscTru1.hap1, whole genome shotgun sequence genome segment TCTCACCCCATCCTAATGCACAGGCATCATGGACATATGCCTTTcactccctcctaatacacaggcattagggacacacgcctctccccctcctaatatACAGATATCagagacacatacctctcacctcctcctaatacgcagatatcagggacatgtacctctcaccccttcctaatacacagacatcaggaacacGTACGTACCTCTCAGCTCCTAAAACACAGGCATTagggatacatacctctcaccccctcctaatacacaggcattagGGACACCTCTCacaccctcctaatacacaggcattagggacacacctctcaccccctcctaatacacaggcattagggacacacctcaccccctcctaatacacaggcattagggacacacctctcaccccctcctaatacacaggcattagGGACACACCTCTCACAACCTTTTAATACACAGACATCTGGGACACATACtgctcacctcctaatacacaagCATCAGGGACATACAGCGGGGCCCCAgggcatacggcgggttccgttccaggggcccgccgtatagtgaaaatcggcggaaagcggatacggcgattttcagttctgcgcatgcgcggcctatggtctgcgtGCGCAAACTACGGTATGCGCGCGCAGACaccagtctgcgcatgcgcgccgggcgcaaccgccccTTCTACACATGCGCGACTgggaatcaaagatggcggccccccttctcggtgccgctgtATCGGCGGAGCGCCGAAaagcgaagcgccgagaagcggggccctgctgtatacctctcactcctaatacacagtcatcagggacacgtacctctcaccccctcctaatacacagatatctgCGACACGTACCTCTCAGAAAGAAAATATAAGGTGATGTCGGGGCCATCCAGGTTCATGCCTTTGTTTGGTAATCCAGGATTTCTCCCCGGCATAGCTGGAGGTATAGGGGGATTTTACAGGTGGGAGACCTGTTAGTGAAGGATAAGCTCAGGCTGTGGTCCCAGTCTGCACTGCAGCACGCGCGCCTGGTTCACAGCGCTTCCCTGCGATCTGAGGTCTGCgggaagagggagagattgcgatggggggggcgtggcagggtttttgcaggggcgtggccatgacctctcgcggctggttcgccctcattggctgaaccaccggtgggggcgtggccacgcctccgtcgcaaactgTAAACTCAATTTCACTGTCTTTGGAAAATCATATAGTAcgggcgcggctgcaccttccgcgcgaaggtgcgtactgggcccagccccattgaggggcgctgcttgcacgcacagcgcacgcctcggcacTGGGACGGGCAGCCTCATGCTGTTTGAGGAACTGAAGGAAAAGTACAATCTGGAACAATCCGTGGCACCTACAGAGGTCCCCCGCGTTCTCCCCTGAAATCAGTTTACTGTTAAGCTCGAGGCTCGGCGCGATGGgaccgccatcaagccggccctgacTGGTGGGCTCAGTATCTAgcacgtgacatcataatgcacatagcctggtggcagatgaGGAGAGtcagctataaagtttacacagaaagcagacgaagaaagacAGAGGAAGTCAGTTGGCGCGGTGAGGAGAAGgcattaaaggaaagtgatgggagggagagagatgaggggaggagggatgaggttggtttcttagGCCGCGTTCATAGTCTGCGCGATGACGCACACCGCCACAAACAAAAGGCCGTAAGTCAATGTGACAAGCGCGCACGAGAGCGACGGCGCGGCCGATTTTTCCCGCgacaacattttttattttgttgcgCGACGGAAGGGGTCACCTGCgcggttcggccaatgagggtgaaccgctcacgtgacgtcacgggcccGCCTCCGACACGCTCGTCCCATTGCTTCTCCTCCTCCCACAGGCCACGGCTCGCCTCTGCAGCAGGAGCGCgggacgccatgcgctccgtcgcgctcgccaactatatccgaggccttagaATTCCCAAGTAATGGCCGCTACTTTGAGcgaatgtatctgtgtatgtgtgtgtgtgtatgtgtatgtgtgtgtgtgtgtatgtgtgtgtgtgtgtgtgaagccgGGTAAAAGAAACACTTGTTCAGCCTAATCCCAATATGCCAGCCTGACGCGTATCTCCGTGCTGCTGGTTTAACTGAAAAACCCCTAACCCAATAATGTAGAAAATCATTGCTGTCACATACGGATTCTGCCATCTTTTGTTTGATTATATTACCTAAATATATGTCATAATATTTCTTTATGATTTATTAATAGATGAGGCTTATTAATAAAATATGGTTGATCAAATGCTGCGTATTAGTGGAAATTATACATATACAGAGAAAGGAAGAGAACAGATTGATGTAAGTGTGCATTTACCCCAGCTGCAGCCAGTTCTCTAAAACCCCCTCCCTAATTTAGGTCATAAATATGACAAGATCAGTAAAAATGAGTCGACGAGgatgggattcgaacccacgcgtgcagagcacaatggattagcagtccatcgccttaaccactcggccacctcGTCAGCTGGCTGCGTGCAGTGCTCTGTGAACTTATATCTTAGAGAACATGATACCGGCCGCTTATGATACAGTTGCTATCACTAGCCATACATCGACCCTACAGTCTCTTCCCTATTGTATTCGGATCTGACGATCCCCCCCCCATGCTTTTGCATTTCTATTCTGGGTGTCTGCATATCTGCAGTGTCCCCCCTGGCCTTCCTCCTCCACCCCGCCAGGGGGCGCTGCAGATGTTTGGCAAAGCTCATTCTATTGCAATGTGCATGCTTTTTGGTTCTTTCATGTGGGATGATGGGTAGTATTAATAATTGGGCCATTGCAAGCAGATTAAGGGATTGTGATGGGGAAATCAGGGGGGTTTAGCGGCTCTGTGGGGTTTGTGCAAAGGATTTAGTGGGGTTGGGACATAGGATTCTGCAGTTGCCAGGGCTGTTATTTGCTAAACATTTGGGGTTTGGAGGGATCAGGAGCTCAGTGGGGTATCTGTGGGGTTTCTGTGGGGTTGTAGGGTGGCAGCTTTGCAAAATAAGAGCTATTTAGTGTAGGATTTTTTTAAGGGTTTAGAAAGTATTGGGATCTGTGCTTTGCTGAATCAAGTGGATTTAGGGAGATCATTTTAGTAGGATTAGGTAGGACATGTTTCCATAGCATATTGTGCTTTGCATGAAATTAGGGTGTTTTAGAAAGATTGGCAAATTAGTTGATTTTTTTGTAGGGGATATTAGGCTGTTTTGGGTAGTTTTTTAGGTGATATTAGGGGTTTAGGGAGATCAGTGTATGGGATTTTAGCAGGGATCTAGCATGGATTTTTCTTACAAGTGCTGGTTTCGGGAGATCAGTGGGCTTTGCATTAAGGTTAAGCGTGATCCTATAACTATCTCGGATTATTaggatcctttaaaaaaaaaaaaaaactccctattGAAGGTTAGTGGGTAGGGTGGGGGTCTTGGTTAAAGGGGAGTATGGGGCTGTGTATAGAGTTTGCATTAGGGGGCACGGGAGTGTAAGCGTGtaaggaaaggggaggagagtaGGTGTGAGAGAAGATAAGATAGAGAGGAGGATGtgtgtagattgtaagctctggtATACCCAGGGCAGTGCCATGCAAAGTAGTAGAGCGTGGCCAGAAACTGTGTAGGGCAGAGAGCTAGAAGCAGCTGGCAGTGCCAGGCAATGTCCCCCACAGTGCGCTGCTCATTCTTCCGAGTGGCgctggccgccctcctcctcgtTGCCCTCCTCCAGCTCCTCTACCTCTCGCTCCTCTCCAGCCTACACGGGCGACAGCAGCAGCGGTCCGCCTACCCTCACCCGGAGCCCGGGGGCATCGCTCACCCGGAGCCACGCTGGCAGAGAGAGCAGAAGGAACGTCTCAAGGCTGCCCTGGCTGGCGGGGGCGTGCTGGACGGCAGTGGTCAGTACCGGGTCTATCGCCAACTGGTGGCACCCGAAGAGGAGGTGCAAGCACGATTGGATGTGGCCTTGGCATCCCATGCCAGCCTGAGCAATCTTGGGCACCTGCAGGAGCTGGTACAGCGCTGGGATGGCAAGATTTCCCTGGCACTCTTTGCTCCCAGTGCAGCGCAAGCCAAGCTGGCAACTGTACTGGCGTATGCCCTGGCGCGGCTGTGCCCACCGCTGAGAGAGCGGGTATCCTTCCACCTAGTGTGCCAGTCCGGGGACACGGCCTCCGTCCCGGAGCTGGAGGACCGGGGAGAGTTTGCCCGCCTGCGCACGTGCCAGGCTGCCTTCGCCAAGGCGGCGGGGTTGGCACTAACACAGTCAACTACGCGGGCAATGCTTCCTACCCCAACAACCTGCTGAGGAACGTGGCCAGGGCGGGCGTGAGCAGGGCCTCCTTCACCCTGGTGGTGGACATCGATATGGTACCCAGCGATGGGCTGAGGGAAGGGTTTTTGAGGCTGGTTGCTGGAGGGGTGGCGGGGGCGCACGGTGTTCGTGGTGCCCGCCTTCGAGATCCGCCACACCCGCCGTCTTCCGGGCACCAAGGAGGAGCTGCTGAGGTTGTACCAGGTGGGGGAGGTGCGAGGGTTTTATGAGGAGCTGTGCCCACGGTGCCAGGCACCCACCAACTACTCGCAGTGGCTGAACCTGCCAGAGAAGGAGGGCGCTGCCAGTGTGGGGGTGGCGTATTCGGTGGAGTGGAGAGACCCGTGGGAGCCGTTTTACATTGGCGGGGCCGAGGTGCCAGCCTATGAGGAGAGGTTCAAGCAGTATGGCTTCAACAGGATAAgccaggtgagaggggggagaaggtgggagggTGGGCAAAGGGGCAGGCGAgcacactcacccccccaaaaTCACCACACAATATCCCAATTACGCTGCCACCACCAGgtataactccagtcctcaagggccaccatcagctCAGGTttgtaggatatccctgcttcagcgcaggtgctccatcgttgactggccaactccagtcctccagggctcACCAACACGTCATGTGTtggggatatcgctgcttcagcacaagtggctcagtcgttgactgagtcactgattgagccacctgtgctgaagcagggatatcctgaaaacctgacctgttcgtggcctGGAGGACCGGAGTTTGCCGCCCCTGATTGGGGTGTTACACCCGAGGAGTCCTCTGCCCCTTTTATTCACAGGAAGATATACACATTTTAACTAAATGTatcaggttgaacttgatggacgtacgtcttttttttaacctcatctactatgtaactatgtagaaaAGGACTCGCTTCAGATGTAAACCGGTTCAGTTAGCGCTGCGTCTGCACCTGGAACATTTTACATTGAAGGTAACAagactgtatatctttatataccaTCTCTTATACAAACCCCCATAGTGAGACAATACCTACACAGTACTTTACCAAGGGAAGCCCGGGCCGGAGGTGGATTGTGGGGGAGATGTACTCTGCCCAAAGTGGGCTTATTGTTATGCACCGGTCACAGATTCATGGAGGACGCGACTCGGGGTTTCACAGAACTGGTAATATGCAGAAAAGAACAAACTCCTCATCTAAAGGGCTTTCTTTCCCCCACGTTTTGAAGATGCCCCAAACCAGATGAGCGTCGCTCCCTGATATATTCAGAGATCTGGAGTGTCTCCCTCTGGCCCCAGTTTTATCCACGTGCAGACAGCTGGGCACACAGCGCCAGGCCCTGCGGGGTATAGACAGCCAGGCCTTGCGGGGTATAGACAGCCAGGCCCGGCTGGGCACACAGCGCCAGGCCCTGCGGGGTATAGACAGCCAGGCCCGGCTGGGCACACAGCGCCAGGCCCTGCGGGGTATAGACAGCCAGGCCCGGCTGGGCACACAGCGCCAGGCCCTGCGGGGTATAGACAGCCAGGCCCTGCGGGGTATAGACAGCCAGGCCTTGCGGGGTATAGACAGCCAGGCCCGGCTGGGCACACAGCGCCAGGCCCTGCGGGGTATAGACAGCCAGGCCCGGCTGGGCACACAGCGCCAGGCCCTGCGGGGTATAGACAGCCAGGCCCTGCGGGGTATAGACAGCCAGGCCCTGCGGGGTATAGACAGCCAGGCCCTGCTGGGCACACACAGCCAGGCCCTGCGGGGTATACACAGCCAGGCCCTGCCGGGCACACACAGCCAGGCCCTGCCGGGCACACACAGCCAGGCCCTGCCGGGCACACACAGCCAGGCCCTGCCGGGCACACACAGCCAGGCCCTGCCGGGCACACACAGCCAGGCCCTGCCGGGCACACACAGCCAGGCCCTGCGGGGTATACACAGCCAGGCCCTGCCGGGCACACACAGCCAGGCCCGGCCGGGCACAGAGCCGCTGCCCGGTTCCTCCTTCATTACTTGATTACATATAACTTAGAAACACATACTGACCGGTAAGGATTACATCGTAGTGGCAATACTGCCTGTAAAAGTGAACATGTTTATGGCCATATtgtgaagagggagggggaacagggaggGATCACAAGcggagggggaacagggagagatcaCAAGcggagggggaacagggagagatcaCAAGcggagggggaacagggagagatcaCAAGCGGAGGGAACGGAGAGATCACAAGCggaggggaacagggagagatcaCAAGcggagggggaacagggagagatcaCAAGcggagggggaacagggagagatcaCAAGCggaggggaacagggagagatcaCAAGCggaggggaacagggagagatcaCAAGcggagggggaacagggagagatcaCAAGCGGAGGGGGAACAGGAGAGATCACAAGCGGAGGGGGAACAGGGAGGGGATCACAAGCGGAGGGGGAACAGGGAGGGATCACAAGCggaggggaacagggagagatcaCAAGcggagggggaacagggagagatcaCAAGcggagggggaacagggagagatcacaagcggaggggggacagggacagatcACAAGcggagggggaacagggagagatcaCAAGcggagggggaacagggagagatcaCAAGCGGAGGGGGACGGAGGGATCACAAGGCGGAGGGGGACGAGGGATCACAAGcggagggggaacagggagagatcaCAAGcggagggggacagggagagatcACAAGCggaggggaacagggagagatcacaagcggaggggggacaggagagatCACAGcggagggggacagggagagatcACAAGCGGAGGGGGAACAGGGACAGATCACAagcggaggggggacagggagagatcACAAGcggagggggaacagggagagatcaCAAGCggagggtgagtgcaggaggttagggggaacagggagagatggGCAGGGGGAACTGAGAGGtcggagggggagggcacagataGGTGGtggcagagggaggaggggagggggtactGGTGGGTCATGgagtaagggggggggaaatgggtaaGGGGGTGCAGGGAATGGGCACATGATGGGGGTCACAGGGCAGCCATGGCACGTACTgaccttcctcccttcctcccttcctccccccaggcCTGTGAGCTGCATGTGGCTGGCTTCTCCTTTGCTGTGCTGGACTCGGCCTTCCTGCTTCACAAGGGCCACAAGCTGCCGGGGGATTTCCACAGCCAGAAGGAAGCCGAGAACACGCGGAACCGGGAGCTGTACCGGGGCTTCAAGGAGGAGCTGAGGGGCAGATACCCCGACTCCCCCCGACGCTGCTAATAACAAACCTCTACacctggggagggggtggtgggcaCCTCTCTGAACGTGCATCTAATGCCCTCCACGGCTGAGTTTCTGGTGGCCTCTAGCACATGGGACTGGGCAAATCTAGATCTGGGCATCTGATGGTTACCTTTAAGGCTGGGCATTTGGTGCCTCTAGGACTGGGCATCTGATGGTCATCTCTAGAGCTAAAGGTCTTGTGGTCACCTCCAGAACTGTGCACCTAATGCCCTCTAAGACTGATGTCTGGTCAATTCTAGGACTAGGCGCCCAGTACCGNNNNNNNNNNNNNNNNNNNNNNNNNNNNNNNNNNNNNNNNNNNNNNNNNNNNNNNNNNNNNNNNNNNNNNNNNNNNNNNNNNNNNNNNNNNNNNNNNNNNNNNNNNNNNNNNNNNNNNNNNNNNNNNNNNNNNNNNNNNNNNNNNNNNNNNNNNNNNNNNNNNNNNNNNNNNNNNNNNNNNNNNNNNNNNNNNNNNNNNNctctttctctctctcccccactctctctctctctctctctctccccccactctctctctctctcccccactctctctctctctctctctctctctcccccccactctctctctctctccccccactctctctctctctctctctctcgttctttcTCCATCCTACTGTATTATTGTAACTTAAATAAAATGTGATGCCCTTAATACCACTGCTTCTCCTCTCTCCGGTAGGGCTGAAAGTGCACTGTCATATAGAACCGCTTCTAGGGTACACTCAGTGAGTCAGCGGGTCCTGGCCTCACAACGAAAAATCCCCATATAAaccctgtaatatatattataaaccaCATGCTCTCATTAGGGGCTGGGGATCTGTCATAATTAGGGTAAGGAAGCTGCAGCGATCCCAAAGCTGCAGTGATCGGGCAGAGTTGAAAGGCATTTCTTATGGATTTCCAGCTGTGGCTATATTTAAAGAACCCACAAATATAATTTGATGTAGATATATCTCGGGTTGGAAAGTTATGGAATGTTTGTCTGAGGTTAGGGTGACCTAGGGGAGAGTAAAGGGTATTTCTAATAGGGGGGAATgtgggatttctaatagggaagTAAAGTGGGCTCTTAAAGGAGACGATATATAAGATTTCTATATAACATGTAGAGAAgtggagagtaaaggggattatAATGGATTGGGGAGGAATAAAGGGGATTTCTAACAGGAGAAAATAATCTGATTTCCAATAGGGGAGAGTATATTACGCATATGATAATAAGTTTATTAGGGGAAGTAAAGGAGATGCAAGAAACCAGAGAGAAAAATAGTCCCCCGTATTGGTGGCACTCAGTACTATTAATGTTTAAACAGCAAATGCGTATTCTTAGTACAGATTAATTTACTAATATTTGGTCTTGGTAAAGGGGGCATCTGAGCAATAATTAATTATCAAAGAGCCAATGACTGCATTAACCCTACCATTAATAATACCCTACCATTAATAATACCCTACCATCAATATTACCCTACCATTAATAATACCCTACCATCAATAATACCCTACCATCAATACCTTACTAGCAGCGACCGCATTCAAATCCAGTTTGAATTCATTCATTATGAACAATGTAACGATTGTATATGGGATGGCTAGAGGTTCGACCCTATAAACTCCCAGTGGAAAATATACATGAATAAGCTATCTGTAGGTGGCACAGTGACACCGGTGGGGACAGGACTTACACCCTATTTAGACAAGTCTCTCATTCGTTCTAGTTGTATATGTTTGTGGTTGCTATGAGGTCGAGTTCAGCAGATTTATCTCACAGCGCCCACGAACACACGGGAGACTTTTTGTCTACATAATAGGGTGTAAATCCTGTCCCGCCGGTGAGACGCACTATCCGTAAATGAAATGAATCTGTACGCAGAATACACGTTTGCTGTTTAAACATTAGTAGTACTGAGTGCCACCAATTTTGGGGGTTATTTTTCTCACTGGTTTCTTGCATTATTTTCCCCTTTGTGGGGGATTTTAGAGCAGCGGAGCGAGCGTTTATCTTCTACTTTGTGCTGAAGTTAAGGGGATTTCTAATAAGGAACGTATGGGCTTATAGGCGAAAATATATGGAATTTGTAATGAAAATCTACACATGTATGAGTTTAACACACATTTGAAATGTGACCTAGATATATGCATGCTATATTTGTGTACTGTTGGCTGAATTGATGAAAACCTGGATTTGAAAGCATAAGAATCCACTGAAATGCATTTATTAATAGGCAAGTTTTGGAGTCCTCCAACATCCCTCAATGCACTGCTGCCATAGTAGACTGATCATTCCTTCTTGCCACTCCTTTCCACTCTATGGTTTGCTCTTCGCCGATAGGTCAAGGTGTAGTCCTGGTAACCGATCCCCCATCTAGTTGTCCCGCCCCCTCAACGCGGCGACTGGAGGCTTCCCCAGCGTTGCCGTTTCTGATTGGCCCCGGCCCGCGCCTGTTTGGGTTTATCCGGATAACAAGAgctggtgggggagaggggagacggtTGGTGACGTCACGCGGAGTTGGGGATAGAGAACTTGAAGAGGAAATAAAAAAGTGAACGAATAAGagaaaaaggagggagggggatagggagACCCATAgggttactgtactgtatatacagggttaatgtgcgtttatatatcggCTTTATATGACTAATATtgcatataaagggttaatatgggaATTACATGACTAATATGgcgtataaagggttaatatgggaATTATATGAATAATATGGTGTATAAAGGGTTCATGTGGATCATGTAGGGGAATAAtgttatataaagggttaatatggatCATGTAGGAGAACTGTATGAATAATTggtgtataaagggttaatatggatTATTTAGGCATAAATAATATggtgtataaagggttaatattgaTTATGTAGGGGAATTATATCATTGTTGCATGTACTGGATTAATAGgaataatatatagtatttattatGGATAATATGAATCATTTTGTATATAAAGCGTAAATATGATGCCGAATATTATCCAGGCGTACTATTGTGTGCAAAGggttcatgtgcattgtatgatTTGTTAAATAATGGGAATGATATCTAAAAAGGGttagtgtgtattatatagtatttaTATGGGTAATGTGGATGATATAGGTTATAAAGGGCTCGTGTAGTATAAGTTTTATTATATAGGCTATAGAAGCTGTTAATGTGTATATGTAAgatttatatggggtaatatgaatAATGTAGTGTATAAAAGGCTTATTATGCATTGTGTATAGTTTATTTGAATAATAATGCAAATAAAAGGTTATATGAATAACCTGATATAACATATCTGTAATTGTATGGGAGAATATAGATATCAagggtttttatgtattttatatttaggATAATAAGAATGTTTATATGGGTTTAATGTGTTATAGCATAATATATATAATGGTCAAATATGCactgcattattcatgtttttttatacactgcattgtacatgttttttttctaaataacACTAAATAACGGGCAATATGCAAAATGTGAGTATTTGTATACAAATGTAGCACATGCATTATACAGTATACCATGTGTTATGaataatatagaatatatagGGGTTCTGTGGAAGTGTGTATGTTTATAGATGATATATGCGTTTAGAAATGTATATAGGATATTATGTTCGTTTAGGTTCGTATGAATGATGTGTAGGATAATATGAACAATGAGTTTATAATATGCATTCTATAATGTGGGCTATTATGAATAATATAGGGTATAATATGAATGGTATGTAGaatgtatatgggataataggagtgGTATTTATAAAGGGTTAATCGGCATGAACACCGCACAGTGTGTAATATACGTTACCTGCACGGGaatcctgccccacagagcttgcaATCACAATTTGCTGGGAGATCATTTTATTTAAGAGCTGTGACCGGAAATCGAACCGGCACCTGAAGTTTTAACCATAGGACCGCTTCTCTGCTCCGAGTCCtgaccctctctcttctccctctcggAACCCcgacctcttcccctccctcctcccctttccagaCCTCCTCCCACGATGGA includes the following:
- the B4GAT1 gene encoding LOW QUALITY PROTEIN: beta-1,4-glucuronyltransferase 1 (The sequence of the model RefSeq protein was modified relative to this genomic sequence to represent the inferred CDS: inserted 3 bases in 2 codons) — protein: MSPTVRCSFFRVALAALLLVALLQLLYLSLLSSLHGRQQQRSAYPHPEPGGIAHPEPRWQREQKERLKAALAGGGVLDGSGQYRVYRQLVAPEEEVQARLDVALASHASLSNLGHLQELVQRWDGKISLALFAPSAAQAKLATVLAYALARLCPPLRERVSFHLVCQSGDTASVPELEDRGEFARLRTCQAAFAKAAGLALTXVNYAGNASYPNNLLRNVARAGVSRASFTLVVDIDMVPSDGLREGFLRLVXLEGWRGRTVFVVPAFEIRHTRRLPGTKEELLRLYQVGEVRGFYEELCPRCQAPTNYSQWLNLPEKEGAASVGVAYSVEWRDPWEPFYIGGAEVPAYEERFKQYGFNRISQACELHVAGFSFAVLDSAFLLHKGHKLPGDFHSQKEAENTRNRELYRGFKEELRGRYPDSPRRC